One genomic segment of Desulforamulus reducens MI-1 includes these proteins:
- a CDS encoding MaoC/PaaZ C-terminal domain-containing protein: MAIKMEMVGQTFGPFERDYDFRDLILFALGCGAGVDGKTDLEYVYEKDLKILPMFAAMPIVDSEVTKTIDYGYNYAGSLHWGFDLQFHKPMTKLSGKLSTHVLLKGLYDRGADKGLLAQHIGETYDETGEKIFTNESWDCLIYDGGFGGPKPPKDIVEIPEREPDYEIEERIPENQALIYRLSGDYHPQHIDWEYAKANGQMKPILHAVSFAGVACRHFIKTFIPGEPERLTRFKTRITASLLPGATLKTQMWKMGENKVHFRVIDAYTQAKPYLNFGIIEWK, translated from the coding sequence GTGGCAATTAAAATGGAAATGGTTGGGCAAACATTTGGACCTTTTGAACGTGACTACGATTTCAGAGATTTAATTCTTTTTGCGCTTGGCTGCGGTGCTGGCGTCGATGGCAAAACTGATTTGGAATATGTTTACGAAAAGGATTTAAAAATTCTTCCCATGTTTGCAGCAATGCCCATCGTGGACAGTGAAGTCACTAAAACCATCGATTATGGCTATAATTATGCAGGGTCACTCCATTGGGGATTCGATTTACAATTTCATAAGCCGATGACAAAATTGTCAGGCAAATTAAGTACACATGTACTGCTTAAGGGGTTATATGATCGTGGAGCCGATAAAGGTTTGTTAGCACAGCATATAGGAGAAACCTATGATGAAACAGGTGAAAAAATATTTACCAACGAAAGCTGGGATTGTTTAATCTATGATGGCGGTTTTGGAGGTCCGAAACCACCGAAGGATATAGTGGAAATTCCAGAAAGAGAACCCGATTATGAGATTGAGGAGCGGATTCCTGAGAATCAGGCACTTATTTACAGATTGTCAGGGGATTATCACCCTCAACATATTGATTGGGAATATGCCAAAGCAAATGGTCAAATGAAGCCAATTCTTCACGCCGTGAGTTTTGCTGGAGTTGCTTGCCGTCATTTCATTAAAACATTTATTCCTGGAGAACCTGAGAGGTTAACCCGTTTTAAAACTCGTATTACAGCTTCACTCCTTCCTGGGGCAACCCTTAAGACTCAAATGTGGAAAATGGGTGAAAATAAGGTTCACTTTAGAGTCATAGATGCGTATACACAAGCGAAGCCCTATCTAAACTTTGGCATTATTGAATGGAAATAA